One window of Psychrobacillus sp. FSL H8-0483 genomic DNA carries:
- the fliB gene encoding flagellin lysine-N-methylase: MRHVLVPSYMKNFQCIGSDCEDTCCAGWKVIVDKETFQKYRETKHPLMKELLKKSVSRNRPNTSKDSYAKIQMNEDGACSLLDDEGLCKVQALLGPEMLSNTCAIYPRMLNRVDETVEKSLTLSCPEATRLALLNPNGIDFLEEEEPANTPGFMNRDFQTSPKHSYFWNLRIFTIQLLQDRRRSIETRLIVLGLFFQRIDALSQKEMSEHLSYIMTEYLERLGDDEFLESISQLPSNLSFQVNMGKSLIEYRITDGLTSKRYLDCLQDMISGLSLEEETAMEKVIEKYTNSNEIYYFPYMKEHEYILENYLVNYVFKSLFPNDQPRLFDSYVMLIVNMALIKLHLIGMANTHKGLTTDIVLKLVQSYSKTIDHNASYLVNVRDILKESGYSTMAHMVVLLKS, encoded by the coding sequence ATGAGACACGTGTTAGTTCCCTCGTATATGAAGAACTTCCAATGTATTGGCTCTGATTGTGAAGATACGTGTTGTGCTGGTTGGAAAGTAATTGTAGATAAAGAAACCTTTCAAAAGTATCGTGAAACGAAGCATCCTCTGATGAAAGAATTACTTAAGAAAAGTGTGAGTCGTAATCGACCTAATACTTCTAAAGATTCTTATGCCAAAATTCAAATGAATGAGGACGGTGCTTGCTCCCTTTTAGATGATGAAGGTTTGTGTAAAGTGCAAGCTTTACTTGGACCAGAGATGTTATCAAATACTTGCGCAATCTATCCAAGAATGCTAAATCGTGTAGATGAAACTGTTGAGAAAAGCTTGACTCTTTCATGTCCAGAAGCGACACGTCTTGCATTGCTTAATCCAAATGGAATTGACTTTCTGGAAGAAGAGGAACCTGCTAATACACCAGGTTTTATGAATCGAGATTTTCAAACGAGTCCAAAACATTCATATTTTTGGAATCTACGCATTTTTACAATACAACTTTTACAAGATCGTCGACGATCCATTGAAACCCGATTAATAGTGTTAGGATTGTTTTTTCAAAGAATCGATGCATTGTCTCAGAAAGAGATGTCCGAACATTTATCTTATATTATGACAGAATACCTGGAGAGACTAGGGGATGATGAGTTTTTAGAATCTATCTCACAACTACCATCCAATCTATCCTTTCAAGTGAATATGGGGAAATCACTAATTGAATACCGCATAACGGATGGTTTAACTAGTAAGCGCTATTTAGATTGCCTCCAGGATATGATTAGCGGACTTTCCTTAGAGGAAGAGACTGCAATGGAAAAGGTTATTGAGAAATATACCAATTCAAATGAAATATATTATTTTCCATATATGAAAGAGCACGAATACATTCTAGAAAATTACTTAGTGAATTATGTGTTCAAAAGTCTATTTCCTAACGATCAACCAAGATTATTTGATAGCTATGTAATGCTAATTGTCAATATGGCACTGATTAAATTACATCTCATTGGCATGGCTAACACACACAAAGGACTAACAACTGATATTGTCCTTAAGCTTGTCCAATCGTATTCCAAAACAATTGATCACAATGCAAGCTATTTAGTCAATGTTCGAGATATTTTAAAAGAGAGTGGATATTCTACGATGGCTCATATGGTAGTGCTACTAAAAAGTTAA
- a CDS encoding SGNH/GDSL hydrolase family protein, giving the protein MRILVAGDSLGLPRPNRINNYSPDETELAVAYENTYSSIVNKNLLEHFKMDPFIEMINRSRRFQTMKNVYEEFTDHLFFYEPDVIIIQVGIVDCWFRESLNGKQMVDKVSFEKYLSNILMLLNMRPLCKLIIIGISPTSKKMEKKFVGINSEIRLYNEILKAHVDNKNVFYVDMEKHVDSEQTQRYLLPDDHHLNRDGNKLVAEQLICILKGFIFTNLGIQKHNKGKSREALNYFTKSFKEYPMNTDNICNLLIIYYEIKDKVEMNLLIDYVKDNNIKDKEISGIISVFEMENNNSF; this is encoded by the coding sequence ATGAGAATATTAGTAGCAGGGGATTCATTAGGTTTACCACGGCCAAACAGAATCAATAATTATTCTCCTGATGAAACTGAGTTGGCAGTTGCATATGAAAATACGTATTCTTCAATTGTTAACAAGAATTTATTAGAACATTTTAAAATGGACCCCTTTATAGAGATGATAAATAGATCTCGTAGATTTCAAACTATGAAGAATGTTTATGAGGAATTTACAGATCATCTATTTTTCTATGAGCCTGATGTGATTATTATACAAGTAGGCATAGTTGATTGTTGGTTTCGTGAAAGTTTAAATGGTAAACAAATGGTAGATAAAGTGAGTTTTGAAAAATATTTATCAAATATACTAATGTTACTAAATATGAGACCTCTTTGTAAGTTAATTATAATTGGAATATCTCCAACCTCTAAGAAAATGGAAAAGAAATTTGTTGGAATTAATAGTGAAATTAGACTATATAATGAAATTTTAAAAGCTCATGTTGATAATAAAAATGTTTTTTATGTAGACATGGAGAAACACGTAGATTCTGAACAAACGCAAAGATACCTACTTCCTGATGATCATCATTTAAATCGGGATGGGAATAAATTAGTTGCAGAACAATTAATCTGTATACTAAAAGGTTTCATCTTCACTAATCTAGGAATACAGAAACATAATAAAGGTAAGTCAAGAGAAGCTTTGAACTATTTCACTAAATCTTTTAAAGAGTATCCTATGAATACCGATAATATATGTAATTTATTGATCATATATTATGAAATAAAAGATAAAGTAGAAATGAATCTTTTAATAGACTATGTAAAAGATAATAACATAAAGGATAAAGAAATTTCGGGAATTATTAGTGTTTTTGAAATGGAAAATAATAATTCATTCTAG
- a CDS encoding flagellin translates to MKLQNQAWIAFSTNRYQKNDSAITKTLEKLSGGDKLTRAADNASGLSISESMRGQIRGLARAQQNIQDGISVLESTDAGLKHVSGVLQRIRELALQTSTETVTDNDRTAAQKELDQLLQSIDDTAEKMEFNTQNILGDVRPLYIHVGANTGQTLRIDTVDVSTATLGIEIAKLSTRKEAEELITKVDKAQSIISKHLANTGSDYEALTHHKENVSNIEVSLQKTESLIRDPDMALEMMEFVKQGIRQKGDELLIQQTNKNVSDVLQLFK, encoded by the coding sequence TTGAAGCTACAAAATCAGGCATGGATAGCCTTCTCTACAAATAGGTATCAAAAAAATGATTCTGCCATTACAAAGACGCTTGAAAAATTATCAGGTGGTGACAAGCTAACACGGGCTGCTGATAATGCTTCTGGCTTATCTATTTCGGAATCAATGCGAGGACAAATCCGCGGATTAGCTCGAGCACAACAAAACATACAAGATGGAATTTCTGTACTAGAATCCACAGATGCTGGACTTAAACATGTTAGCGGTGTTTTGCAACGTATACGAGAGTTAGCTTTACAAACTTCTACAGAAACAGTAACTGACAATGATCGTACTGCAGCGCAAAAAGAATTAGACCAATTACTTCAGTCCATTGATGACACTGCTGAAAAAATGGAATTTAACACGCAAAATATCCTTGGGGACGTGCGACCACTTTACATACATGTTGGCGCGAATACAGGACAAACTTTACGTATCGACACGGTAGACGTCAGCACGGCTACGTTAGGTATTGAAATTGCAAAACTATCTACTAGAAAAGAAGCAGAAGAACTGATCACAAAAGTAGATAAAGCTCAATCGATCATTTCTAAACACTTAGCAAACACTGGATCGGACTATGAAGCACTCACGCACCACAAAGAAAACGTCTCCAATATTGAAGTAAGTTTGCAAAAGACAGAATCTCTCATAAGAGATCCTGATATGGCGCTAGAGATGATGGAATTTGTAAAACAGGGTATACGCCAAAAAGGGGACGAGCTCCTTATTCAGCAAACAAACAAAAATGTAAGCGATGTATTGCAATTATTTAAGTAA
- a CDS encoding flagellar protein FlaG has protein sequence MRISAQSQMKDVVVTAQPSKDAVVEATQTNGTENSLKKMMQAEQKANEKEALPKEKVQKAVDALNDFMTLQNHSSKFVMHEGLERYFVQVVDSKTDEVIREVPPRKLLDAYYTMQKFLGMIVDEKI, from the coding sequence ATGCGTATTTCAGCTCAGTCACAAATGAAAGATGTTGTTGTAACAGCACAGCCTAGCAAGGATGCAGTTGTGGAAGCTACACAAACAAATGGGACGGAAAATTCTTTAAAAAAAATGATGCAAGCTGAACAAAAGGCAAATGAAAAAGAAGCTTTGCCGAAAGAAAAAGTGCAAAAAGCAGTTGATGCATTAAATGATTTTATGACTTTGCAAAATCATAGTTCGAAATTTGTTATGCATGAGGGACTAGAGCGTTATTTTGTACAGGTAGTCGATTCAAAAACAGATGAGGTTATTCGGGAAGTTCCTCCTCGCAAACTGTTAGATGCATATTACACGATGCAAAAGTTTTTAGGAATGATTGTGGACGAAAAGATATAA